A single Henriciella sp. AS95 DNA region contains:
- a CDS encoding acyclic terpene utilization AtuA family protein has product MTDNQILPVKILVPCGSLGAGVREEEVDYGLAQGAQAIASDAGSTDSGAAYLATGKSKNSRGAVKRDLTILMKAHEKAGIPVIIGTSGQAGGDLNVDWTRDILLEVVEELGLSPKIALLYSEQTGRDIKSFNADGRIKPLPPLGPLEDEAVDQCDHIVALMGVEPYIAALEAGADVILGGRSTDPAVLASFPIWKGAGWGPSWHAGKIGECGAQCADKRDGAGVLLTVGHKGFEVEPLAQDNLCTPQSVGAHMLYENTNPYILTEPGGQLDVTGATYEQLPGDRAVRVNGAQWVKRPYTMKLEGAGGGMYQTIMLVGIQDPDVLADVSGFHDRFLAALDARARESMPPEEHDHFNISVRMYGWNAVDGAAVPEGTPPPREIGALFVATARSQELANAIAHACNPYFFHYPAVMEKELPSYGFAFTPADVPRGQIYEFKLNHVVEVDDPLQLVRTEWINP; this is encoded by the coding sequence ATGACTGACAATCAGATACTCCCCGTAAAAATCCTTGTTCCATGCGGCTCCCTCGGCGCCGGTGTTCGTGAAGAGGAAGTCGACTATGGCCTGGCCCAGGGCGCGCAGGCAATTGCGTCCGATGCAGGCTCCACCGACAGCGGTGCAGCCTATCTTGCCACTGGCAAGTCGAAGAATAGCCGGGGCGCGGTCAAGCGGGATCTGACGATCCTGATGAAGGCTCATGAGAAAGCAGGAATTCCTGTCATTATCGGGACCTCGGGGCAGGCCGGCGGTGATCTCAATGTCGACTGGACCCGGGACATTCTTCTGGAAGTGGTCGAAGAACTCGGTCTCTCGCCCAAGATTGCCTTGCTGTACAGCGAGCAAACCGGACGGGACATCAAATCATTCAACGCCGATGGCCGGATCAAGCCGCTGCCGCCGCTCGGGCCGCTCGAAGATGAAGCGGTGGATCAATGCGACCATATCGTCGCGCTGATGGGCGTCGAGCCGTATATCGCTGCGCTTGAAGCCGGGGCGGATGTGATTCTGGGCGGCCGGTCCACGGACCCCGCCGTCCTGGCCAGTTTTCCCATATGGAAGGGAGCAGGATGGGGCCCGTCATGGCATGCCGGCAAGATTGGCGAATGCGGCGCCCAATGCGCCGACAAGCGGGATGGAGCCGGCGTGCTTCTCACAGTCGGTCACAAAGGTTTCGAGGTTGAGCCGCTTGCGCAGGACAATCTCTGTACGCCGCAAAGCGTTGGCGCTCACATGCTTTACGAGAACACCAATCCTTACATCCTGACAGAGCCGGGTGGTCAGCTCGATGTGACGGGGGCGACGTATGAGCAGCTGCCCGGCGATCGCGCGGTCCGGGTCAACGGCGCACAATGGGTGAAGCGGCCCTATACGATGAAGCTCGAAGGCGCTGGGGGCGGGATGTACCAAACCATCATGCTCGTCGGCATTCAGGATCCAGATGTGCTCGCTGACGTGTCCGGATTCCATGATCGGTTCTTGGCTGCGCTCGATGCGAGGGCACGCGAGTCCATGCCGCCTGAAGAGCATGACCATTTCAATATCTCGGTCAGAATGTATGGCTGGAATGCCGTTGACGGCGCTGCGGTTCCGGAGGGCACGCCGCCGCCGCGCGAGATCGGCGCTTTGTTCGTTGCAACAGCGAGGTCGCAGGAACTTGCCAACGCCATCGCGCATGCCTGCAATCCGTACTTCTTCCACTATCCGGCGGTGATGGAGAAGGAGCTTCCAAGTTATGGTTTTGCCTTCACGCCGGCCGATGTTCCGCGAGGCCAGATCTACGAGTTCAAACTCAATCACGTGGTTGAAGTTGATGATCCGCTGCAGCTTGTGCGGACAGAATGGATCAATCCATGA
- a CDS encoding TonB-dependent receptor translates to MTVTAFGAEEIENARIQQIDDIVSRTPGLSFDAFPATQARLFIRGIGSSDRGAAGDPSSAVFLDEVYLGRPAMVAFDAFDLERIEVLKGPQGTLFGRNVVGGAINVITKRPDLEGFDAGTSLTYGNYNRLDGAGFINLPFANGSSAVRVSGSYRSHDGYVENRFLNEDVEDQDTLSGRVQFYTEPTETMRVHLTLDGTRDRASGPANHVLELDASDPLSNFYSQNFDPDVTYGSRVGFQDRDTYGLRGEIANDFSFGTLTFLASYRDLDYGFNYDFDGGNPDPTSPGFNGVDISSDSPDVSGEQSELSSQELRLSSLPSGNIDWVVGLYRYAHEVDRLDVFTLDSALVAPIPLTEVFDQRAELDSYAVFGDVSVPVGDRWNIFGGLRYSKDEKSYTVGNLDSDAPLRSDDIFEASASADFDDWTYRAGLEFQATPDDMLYASISRGYKSGGFQDQPATAPEAVVPFEPESAIQYEIGQKSTLFDGAMIWNNTLFYLDYTDLQTVQTINGINVTDNAGAATIKGYETQLAVSPADGFNLAVAYAYTDATFDEFVEGGVDYSGNRISRTPEHKLTISPSYVYTFANGVDLTLAADYRYASEIFDDNSNQPPEVRDPTHFVDARAILGNFGNGLELSLWGKNLTDERTRTFQAVFLGANFGAFSPPRTYGVTLSWNY, encoded by the coding sequence GTGACGGTGACAGCCTTTGGCGCAGAAGAGATTGAGAATGCGCGCATCCAGCAGATCGACGACATTGTGAGCCGCACGCCGGGTCTCAGCTTCGACGCATTTCCGGCCACGCAGGCCCGCCTGTTCATTCGAGGGATCGGTTCATCTGATCGCGGGGCTGCAGGTGACCCCAGCTCGGCTGTTTTCCTTGATGAAGTTTATCTCGGTCGGCCTGCCATGGTCGCCTTCGACGCTTTTGATCTGGAGCGGATCGAGGTGCTCAAAGGCCCGCAAGGCACGCTGTTTGGCCGCAACGTTGTAGGCGGTGCAATCAATGTCATCACCAAACGACCCGATCTTGAAGGCTTTGATGCCGGCACAAGCCTCACCTATGGCAATTACAACCGGCTCGACGGCGCAGGTTTCATCAATCTGCCATTCGCCAACGGGTCGAGCGCTGTCCGTGTCAGCGGGTCCTATCGCAGTCATGACGGCTATGTCGAAAACCGATTTCTGAACGAGGACGTTGAGGATCAGGACACGCTGAGTGGGCGGGTGCAGTTCTATACCGAGCCAACCGAAACGATGCGTGTGCATCTGACACTGGATGGCACGAGAGACCGCGCATCCGGCCCAGCCAATCACGTGCTCGAGCTCGATGCGTCTGATCCGCTCTCGAACTTCTATAGCCAAAACTTCGACCCGGACGTGACTTATGGTTCCCGGGTCGGCTTTCAGGATCGTGATACCTATGGCCTACGCGGTGAGATCGCGAATGACTTCAGCTTTGGTACACTGACCTTTCTCGCCTCCTATCGCGACCTCGATTACGGGTTCAATTACGACTTTGATGGAGGCAACCCGGACCCGACATCACCCGGTTTCAACGGTGTCGACATCAGCAGCGACTCTCCGGACGTAAGCGGGGAGCAATCAGAACTTTCCAGTCAGGAATTGCGGCTTTCCTCCCTCCCTTCGGGCAATATTGATTGGGTTGTCGGGCTTTACCGGTATGCCCATGAAGTTGACCGGCTCGACGTCTTCACGCTCGATTCTGCGCTCGTCGCCCCGATCCCGTTGACAGAAGTCTTCGATCAGCGTGCGGAGCTCGACAGTTATGCTGTCTTCGGTGACGTCTCCGTTCCGGTCGGCGATCGCTGGAATATCTTCGGCGGTCTGCGTTATTCCAAGGACGAGAAGTCTTACACCGTGGGGAACCTCGATAGCGATGCGCCTCTTCGTTCTGACGACATATTTGAGGCGAGCGCTTCGGCCGATTTCGACGACTGGACCTATCGCGCCGGTCTCGAATTTCAGGCCACACCTGATGATATGCTGTATGCCAGTATCTCCCGCGGCTATAAGAGCGGCGGCTTCCAGGACCAGCCAGCCACGGCTCCTGAGGCCGTTGTGCCATTCGAGCCGGAGTCGGCGATCCAGTATGAGATCGGTCAGAAGAGCACGCTGTTTGACGGGGCGATGATCTGGAACAATACGCTGTTCTATCTCGACTATACCGACCTTCAGACGGTCCAGACCATCAACGGTATCAATGTCACGGACAATGCAGGCGCAGCGACCATCAAGGGCTATGAAACCCAGCTGGCCGTCTCGCCGGCCGACGGTTTCAATCTGGCCGTGGCCTACGCCTATACGGATGCGACCTTCGATGAGTTCGTAGAGGGCGGTGTCGACTATTCGGGCAACAGGATTTCTCGGACACCCGAACACAAGCTCACGATCTCGCCATCCTATGTGTACACATTCGCCAATGGGGTCGATCTGACGCTGGCGGCGGATTACCGGTATGCCAGCGAGATATTCGACGACAACAGCAACCAGCCTCCGGAAGTGCGAGATCCGACACATTTCGTCGATGCGCGCGCAATTCTGGGAAATTTCGGCAACGGGCTGGAACTGTCGCTTTGGGGCAAGAACCTCACGGATGAGCGTACACGCACCTTCCAGGCAGTATTCCTTGGCGCCAATTTCGGGGCGTTCAGCCCACCGAGAACCTACGGCGTCACCCTATCCTGGAACTATTGA
- a CDS encoding Crp/Fnr family transcriptional regulator: protein MMHIAGRLNWIEELPQDAQTAIRQRFVYRNLSAGDVIGEAGQPSEGMYQVQSGYIKMLADQPDGERALLLIYMRGNCFGESTVIAQRPHHHTTVAASAARIAFLNHADFHDLYCQYPSIPEALCRKFATALSSMISFRETQSQANVGQRVARVLYNLAEVSDAQQVGQYREIDVPFTIADLSSFLGVTRQTVQKEISALKKRNLIYKLHGTWTVRDMSQLNSLTFQAEPVSATKD from the coding sequence ATGATGCACATCGCCGGACGCCTAAACTGGATTGAAGAACTGCCGCAAGACGCGCAGACGGCCATACGTCAGCGTTTCGTGTATCGGAATTTGAGTGCGGGCGACGTGATCGGCGAAGCCGGCCAGCCTTCCGAAGGCATGTATCAGGTTCAGTCCGGCTATATCAAAATGCTCGCCGATCAGCCCGACGGGGAGCGCGCCCTGCTTCTCATCTATATGCGCGGCAATTGTTTCGGTGAATCCACAGTGATCGCGCAGCGACCTCATCATCACACGACGGTGGCAGCCAGCGCGGCCCGCATCGCCTTTCTCAACCATGCGGACTTTCACGATCTCTACTGCCAGTACCCGTCCATCCCTGAAGCGCTTTGCCGAAAGTTCGCAACGGCCCTTAGCTCGATGATCTCGTTCAGAGAAACCCAATCTCAGGCTAATGTCGGCCAGCGCGTGGCCCGCGTGCTCTACAATTTGGCGGAAGTCAGTGATGCCCAGCAGGTCGGCCAGTACCGGGAAATCGATGTGCCGTTCACCATCGCCGATCTGTCCAGCTTTCTCGGTGTCACGCGCCAGACCGTGCAGAAGGAAATCTCCGCGCTCAAGAAGCGGAACCTGATCTACAAGCTTCACGGCACCTGGACGGTCAGGGATATGAGCCAGCTGAACAGCCTCACCTTCCAGGCCGAGCCTGTTTCCGCCACAAAGGACTGA
- a CDS encoding LysR substrate-binding domain-containing protein, protein MNTEWLDDFLALIEEGGFARAAEQRAVTQPTFSRRIRSLEDWVGAQLIDRTTHTMKLTPAGEAFKAVAEQTLRRLQLGREEARGIGKASAETLRFASTHALSLTFFPAWLRQLEKDEPTSVTVELTADHMVACERLMVEGSAQFLLCHHHEAAATRFGKDFRSVVLGEDVLLPVIAPRLADSISQSAPPQLAFAPESGMGRILAAAWAKSGNEPPASPVFTSHLASVLTAMARSGRGVAWTALSLVTEDIETGTLLRAPIPEQDVPIEIRLWRPRARQSPAAEALWTKALNAYPSV, encoded by the coding sequence ATGAATACTGAATGGCTGGATGACTTTCTGGCGCTGATTGAAGAAGGCGGGTTTGCGCGCGCCGCCGAACAGCGAGCGGTCACGCAGCCGACATTCAGCCGGCGCATCCGCTCGCTGGAGGACTGGGTCGGTGCGCAGCTTATCGACCGGACAACGCATACGATGAAGCTCACGCCTGCCGGAGAGGCCTTCAAGGCGGTTGCCGAGCAGACCCTTCGCCGCCTGCAGCTTGGCCGGGAGGAAGCGCGCGGCATCGGGAAGGCGTCAGCCGAGACGCTCAGATTCGCCTCGACCCATGCGCTCTCGCTGACATTCTTTCCGGCATGGTTGCGCCAGTTGGAGAAGGACGAGCCCACCAGCGTCACGGTCGAGCTGACGGCGGATCATATGGTCGCTTGTGAAAGACTCATGGTGGAAGGAAGCGCGCAGTTTCTGCTGTGCCATCACCATGAGGCTGCGGCGACCCGGTTCGGAAAGGATTTCCGCTCGGTTGTCCTGGGCGAGGATGTCCTTCTTCCTGTCATCGCGCCGCGCCTTGCCGACAGCATTAGCCAGTCCGCTCCGCCGCAGCTGGCATTTGCTCCTGAATCCGGGATGGGGCGGATCCTGGCTGCCGCCTGGGCGAAATCGGGGAATGAGCCACCGGCGAGTCCGGTCTTCACTTCTCATCTCGCAAGCGTGCTCACGGCCATGGCCCGCAGCGGACGCGGGGTGGCCTGGACGGCGCTTAGCCTGGTCACAGAAGATATTGAAACCGGGACCCTGCTGAGGGCGCCGATTCCGGAACAGGACGTTCCGATCGAGATTCGGCTCTGGCGTCCGCGCGCCCGCCAGTCCCCGGCCGCCGAAGCGCTATGGACCAAGGCGTTGAACGCATATCCCTCGGTGTGA
- a CDS encoding formylglycine-generating enzyme family protein, with protein MSKCFGLRDGGRFVCRFFQSAMLVLGLGAPVIANAETPAACVEALPPVWVEGGRFTLGSNETYREEAAANEVDVSGFWMDPTEVTVGDFDKFVKATGYVTIGERGLDEDDVDAEILKAYPQYRELMVPGGAVFKPNARSSLRNANWWAFVPDANWRYPEGPDEVAAEPSHPVTQIAYEDAAQYAAWVGGRLPSEAEWEYAALAGQSNEEFGSAPPSEANTWQGIFPVINTADDGFAEVAPVGCFAPNQNGLYDMLGNVWEWTADPYAPGHATHRPDAPSSAEKESSVSTPDEPPARVIKGGSFLCAANYCRRYRPAARQPQETGLGTNHIGFRVVYDRPPPAESQSKQ; from the coding sequence ATGAGTAAATGCTTTGGTCTCCGAGATGGTGGCAGGTTCGTCTGCAGGTTTTTCCAGTCCGCAATGCTCGTCCTGGGATTGGGCGCGCCTGTCATCGCCAACGCCGAGACACCTGCAGCCTGCGTTGAGGCGCTGCCGCCAGTCTGGGTGGAGGGCGGTCGCTTCACACTGGGAAGTAATGAAACCTACCGCGAAGAGGCGGCTGCCAATGAGGTGGATGTATCAGGCTTCTGGATGGACCCGACAGAAGTCACCGTGGGTGATTTCGATAAATTCGTGAAAGCGACTGGCTACGTCACAATCGGCGAGCGCGGTCTCGACGAAGATGACGTCGACGCCGAAATCCTGAAAGCCTACCCGCAATATCGCGAATTGATGGTGCCAGGTGGCGCCGTATTCAAACCGAATGCGCGAAGCTCCCTGCGCAACGCAAACTGGTGGGCGTTCGTGCCGGATGCCAATTGGCGCTACCCCGAAGGCCCGGATGAAGTCGCAGCGGAGCCTTCTCACCCGGTCACCCAGATTGCTTATGAAGACGCCGCTCAGTACGCCGCTTGGGTGGGGGGCCGACTGCCAAGCGAGGCGGAGTGGGAATACGCAGCCCTCGCTGGTCAGTCCAACGAAGAATTCGGGTCTGCGCCGCCTTCCGAAGCGAACACGTGGCAAGGGATTTTCCCGGTCATCAACACGGCCGATGATGGGTTTGCCGAGGTCGCTCCGGTCGGGTGTTTTGCGCCAAATCAGAATGGGCTCTACGATATGCTGGGCAATGTCTGGGAATGGACGGCCGATCCATATGCCCCTGGCCACGCCACTCATCGCCCAGATGCACCGTCCTCGGCGGAAAAGGAAAGCAGCGTCTCCACCCCCGACGAACCGCCGGCCAGGGTGATCAAGGGCGGCAGCTTCCTCTGCGCTGCCAATTACTGCCGACGCTATCGCCCCGCTGCGCGACAACCCCAGGAAACCGGTCTCGGCACGAACCATATCGGTTTCAGAGTCGTGTACGACCGCCCTCCCCCAGCAGAATCACAATCTAAGCAATGA
- a CDS encoding TonB-dependent receptor has product MAGATGAVHAQEADQDTEQSRTLDTVTITATKREENLQDVPISISAFSEAQIEATGSQNLQDLANSIPNLVYPSSREGGGADISIRGVFQQAQPLQIGFDNGYGVYLDGVYMGKHFSVNQDLGEIERVEVLRGPQGTLFGKNTIAGALNIVSKRPDNELAGQVSAELGNYNLRRVRASVNVPVVEDKLAFRLALSGTERDGYVRNRTLGVDLANIDDFNGRLLVGYTPTPDTGVYLSVDHRHSVSRHYEAENADIGFTNYTGDDEPFTVYRDFIDRNDLQTFGTSLTVEHEFENGFSLTSITGYRDDKINAPRDVDGSDFRGYNRNKMVVGQNLFTQEVRLASPEFDRFDYVAGLYYFKQANSRDEVAEVLPTWIPALAGFANFQYDVDVESFAAFFHSNFRVTDDLTLFGGLRYTDETKELEALQTSDPAAILPAFGVPFGQADIDEDIQDSDISYTAGLRYQFTDDIMAYGSVATGYKSGAFNVGGNITTGILANDLTVDPESVTSYEAGMKTRLFNGMAQLNGAVFLLNYDDLQVRVFDPTVGTIGTNVLRNAASVESKGFELELSARPTDPLLVALGIGYVDSTYDSFEGVPLQRPAGSFGDDNDGVIDRRTDATGNRVPLAPKWTINAAIGYDVPLPNQGQWRSRLDYNYKSERYGADGSTNDPTDLLPGYSLINVRTGYEAPDGNYGIYLWAKNLTDERELDETRYIQFITSRLQQRYIEPRTYGVSVNLKF; this is encoded by the coding sequence ATGGCTGGCGCAACCGGCGCGGTCCACGCGCAGGAAGCCGATCAGGATACGGAGCAATCGCGCACGCTTGATACGGTGACGATTACGGCGACCAAACGCGAGGAAAACCTTCAGGATGTGCCGATATCCATCTCGGCGTTCAGCGAAGCACAGATCGAAGCGACCGGCTCACAGAATCTGCAGGACCTGGCCAACTCCATCCCGAACCTGGTCTATCCTTCAAGCCGTGAAGGCGGCGGCGCCGATATCTCGATCCGGGGTGTTTTTCAGCAGGCTCAGCCGCTTCAGATCGGCTTTGACAATGGCTACGGCGTCTATCTCGACGGCGTCTATATGGGCAAGCACTTTTCGGTCAATCAGGATCTCGGCGAGATCGAACGCGTGGAGGTCCTGCGCGGGCCGCAAGGAACACTGTTCGGAAAGAATACGATCGCAGGCGCGCTCAATATTGTTTCCAAACGCCCGGACAATGAACTTGCCGGACAGGTCTCCGCCGAGCTCGGCAATTACAATCTGCGCCGGGTCAGGGCGAGCGTCAACGTCCCGGTCGTTGAAGACAAACTCGCTTTTCGTCTGGCACTGTCCGGCACCGAACGCGATGGGTATGTCAGGAACAGGACCCTGGGGGTGGATCTCGCCAATATCGACGACTTTAATGGCCGTCTGCTGGTCGGCTACACGCCAACGCCCGATACAGGGGTGTACCTCTCAGTCGATCACCGCCACTCCGTCTCACGCCATTATGAGGCGGAAAACGCCGATATTGGTTTCACCAATTACACCGGTGATGACGAGCCATTTACCGTGTATCGCGACTTCATCGACCGGAATGATCTTCAGACATTCGGTACATCGTTGACGGTTGAGCACGAGTTCGAGAACGGTTTTTCGCTGACCTCGATAACCGGCTATCGCGATGACAAGATCAATGCGCCGCGCGACGTCGATGGGTCGGACTTTCGCGGCTATAACCGCAACAAGATGGTGGTCGGACAGAATCTGTTCACCCAGGAGGTGCGTCTTGCATCGCCTGAATTTGATCGCTTCGATTATGTTGCCGGTCTTTATTATTTCAAGCAGGCCAACAGCCGCGATGAAGTTGCAGAGGTCCTGCCGACCTGGATCCCGGCGCTCGCTGGCTTTGCCAATTTCCAGTACGATGTCGATGTTGAAAGCTTCGCGGCTTTCTTTCACTCGAACTTTCGTGTCACCGACGATCTCACGCTGTTTGGCGGCTTGCGCTACACAGATGAAACAAAAGAGCTGGAAGCGCTGCAGACCTCTGATCCGGCGGCAATCCTGCCAGCTTTTGGTGTGCCATTCGGCCAGGCTGATATCGATGAAGATATCCAGGATAGCGACATCTCATACACTGCCGGTCTGCGCTACCAGTTCACCGATGACATCATGGCCTATGGGAGCGTGGCAACCGGCTACAAGTCGGGTGCATTCAATGTCGGCGGCAACATCACGACCGGTATTCTTGCCAACGATCTCACCGTGGATCCAGAATCTGTAACCAGCTATGAAGCCGGCATGAAGACCCGCCTGTTCAATGGCATGGCGCAGCTCAATGGCGCGGTGTTCCTGTTGAATTATGACGATCTTCAGGTTCGTGTCTTCGACCCGACCGTCGGAACGATTGGCACCAACGTCCTGAGAAATGCGGCCAGCGTCGAATCCAAGGGGTTTGAGCTGGAATTATCCGCGAGACCCACCGACCCGCTGCTTGTGGCCCTGGGCATCGGATATGTCGATTCCACCTACGATTCCTTTGAGGGTGTGCCGCTCCAGCGTCCCGCAGGCAGTTTTGGCGACGACAATGACGGGGTCATCGACCGGCGGACGGACGCGACGGGCAATCGCGTGCCGCTCGCCCCGAAATGGACGATCAATGCAGCGATTGGATATGATGTTCCCCTGCCAAATCAGGGCCAGTGGCGCTCGCGGCTGGATTACAATTATAAGAGCGAACGCTATGGCGCAGACGGGTCCACGAACGATCCGACAGATCTTCTGCCCGGTTATTCACTCATCAATGTCCGTACGGGGTATGAAGCGCCAGATGGAAACTATGGCATCTACCTCTGGGCCAAGAACCTCACCGATGAAAGAGAACTGGATGAGACGCGGTATATCCAGTTCATCACGAGCCGTCTGCAACAGCGCTATATCGAACCGCGGACCTATGGCGTGAGCGTGAATCTGAAGTTCTAG
- a CDS encoding LysR family transcriptional regulator has translation MDLHHLRLVAEICERGSIGKAAQALGISQPTLSKTLARLEDQLGQILFQRGRGGSATPTIFATHISARAREILRWSDQLAREVELLAGGEVGRVRMGIGPGAKALLMPELVTKILNRFPNLHLDVDVLASDELYDRLISRQLDLVVGHFSPLLDFPDMRVLPLVDEPGSSIVRAGHPLTEIKNITWQDSLNFPHVSTVRYKTYAPYFSEGLPAGAEQILTTVRTSDMECAHRLVSEMDFVALASQLVFRSDLQSGRFVTLPLPRRYHSACSVAVTDEAAHFPVVRGIIDLVRQGLEKAGLELLS, from the coding sequence ATGGATCTTCATCACCTGCGCCTTGTCGCGGAAATCTGCGAACGCGGCAGTATTGGGAAAGCGGCGCAGGCACTCGGTATTTCGCAGCCGACACTAAGCAAGACACTTGCCCGCCTAGAAGATCAGCTCGGCCAAATCCTGTTTCAGCGCGGTCGCGGAGGATCAGCAACGCCAACAATATTTGCAACGCACATCAGCGCGCGCGCCCGCGAAATTCTGCGCTGGTCGGATCAGCTTGCTCGAGAAGTCGAACTCCTTGCCGGCGGAGAAGTCGGCCGCGTTCGCATGGGTATCGGGCCAGGCGCGAAGGCCTTGCTGATGCCGGAACTGGTCACGAAAATTCTGAACCGATTTCCCAACCTGCATCTCGACGTCGACGTGCTCGCCTCTGACGAGCTGTATGACAGGCTGATTTCCCGTCAGCTCGACCTTGTCGTCGGACACTTCAGCCCCCTGCTGGACTTCCCCGATATGCGCGTCCTGCCGCTTGTGGATGAGCCTGGCTCGTCAATTGTCCGCGCCGGCCACCCTTTGACCGAAATCAAGAACATCACCTGGCAGGACAGTCTGAATTTTCCGCACGTCTCGACCGTCCGATACAAGACTTACGCGCCGTATTTCTCGGAAGGCCTTCCCGCAGGGGCCGAACAGATCCTGACAACCGTCAGAACCTCGGATATGGAATGCGCGCACCGGCTGGTCTCAGAGATGGACTTTGTCGCGCTCGCCTCCCAGCTCGTCTTTCGATCTGATCTTCAGTCCGGACGCTTCGTGACCCTGCCGCTACCTCGCCGATATCATTCAGCCTGCTCAGTCGCCGTCACCGATGAGGCAGCTCACTTTCCAGTCGTGCGCGGAATTATCGATCTCGTCCGCCAAGGGCTGGAAAAGGCTGGGCTCGAATTGTTGTCGTGA
- a CDS encoding alkene reductase produces MTSKAITTPTTHRPASKAPTLFSPIKVGAVEAPNRIFMAPMTRGRATQDHVPTEIMAEYYAQRASAGLIISEAIGVSPEGLGWPFAPGLYTKDMVKGWKNVTDRVHSSGGRIFAQLWHMGRLSHPSFWGGDKPVSASATLRIGECHTYDGKRPYVEARELATQEIPTLIKQFADAAENAMDAGFDGVQLHAANGYLIDQFLRDSSNQRQDQYGGPIENRIRFLVETTQSVVSRVGADRSSVRLSPNGESQGIDDSNQDALFTAAARALSPMNLAFLELRDVGPHGTFGSSDRLQVAPLIRRVYDGPLILNADYTPATAQHTLDIGLADAISWARYFICNRDLPQRFKDGNFRTQSDMSTWYSQGPEGYIDYD; encoded by the coding sequence ATGACTTCAAAAGCTATCACCACGCCGACGACCCACAGGCCTGCCTCGAAAGCCCCTACCCTGTTCTCCCCCATCAAGGTCGGAGCGGTGGAAGCCCCCAACAGGATTTTCATGGCGCCGATGACGCGTGGAAGGGCCACGCAAGATCACGTCCCAACTGAAATCATGGCAGAATATTATGCCCAGCGCGCAAGCGCCGGACTGATCATTTCTGAAGCGATCGGAGTCAGTCCTGAAGGCCTGGGATGGCCGTTCGCTCCGGGTCTTTACACGAAGGACATGGTGAAAGGCTGGAAAAACGTCACCGACCGCGTCCACAGTTCAGGCGGACGTATTTTTGCGCAGCTCTGGCATATGGGCCGTCTGTCGCATCCCAGCTTCTGGGGAGGCGACAAACCGGTTTCCGCTTCTGCAACTCTCAGAATTGGGGAATGTCACACCTACGATGGAAAGCGCCCTTACGTAGAAGCTCGTGAGCTGGCCACTCAGGAGATTCCGACCCTCATAAAGCAATTCGCCGATGCGGCCGAGAATGCCATGGATGCTGGCTTTGACGGCGTTCAGCTACACGCAGCAAATGGCTATCTCATTGACCAGTTTCTTCGCGATAGCTCGAACCAACGCCAGGACCAATACGGCGGGCCGATCGAAAACCGGATACGGTTTCTTGTCGAAACAACTCAGTCTGTGGTCAGCCGAGTCGGCGCGGATCGCTCGTCCGTCCGACTGTCGCCGAACGGAGAATCCCAAGGCATCGACGACAGCAATCAGGATGCTCTATTTACCGCCGCCGCTCGGGCGCTTTCGCCCATGAACCTTGCTTTCCTTGAGCTGAGAGATGTGGGCCCACACGGCACGTTCGGTTCATCCGATCGGCTTCAAGTCGCGCCACTGATCCGCAGGGTTTATGATGGCCCCCTTATTCTAAACGCCGATTATACGCCGGCAACCGCGCAGCATACTCTCGATATTGGACTTGCGGACGCGATTTCATGGGCACGCTATTTCATCTGCAATCGCGACCTGCCCCAAAGGTTCAAGGACGGAAATTTCCGAACGCAGTCGGACATGTCGACATGGTACTCACAGGGCCCGGAGGGCTATATCGATTATGATTAG